tgtattttatatctggacatttaattaaagtgTTAAATACTAAATCAGTGTTAATTCTCATGAGCCTACATCTAGGCTTCGCATAATGGAACCTTCATCGCCGGACGATTTCCCAAGTGTTTCGGTAAGTTTTGCATAATGCACACTCTGATTATAGCTAATTGTTATCGTCCGTAAAAGTTGATCTTGATTTGAATGTTTCTTCCATGCGTATAACTTAAGGAACCTCTGTCTGTCTCAGCCGATTATGATCCTTCTGTCTCGAATACTAAACTGAAACCTGCTAAGGGAATTTTAAGTGATGCTGTTGAGGAAATTGAAGGTGTCCAGCTTTCTTCGACAAAGTTAATCAAAGATATCAAGAAGGAGTGATAGCTGAAGGcttattttttaaattgtgtTGTATCCAGCTTTGTAGGATATTTTCTTTTGGTTGAAgattttattttgctttattttctgTGATTCTTATATTATGGGACAAATTAAGTGTTTAATTTTAACCTATTGTATTTCTTTCTGATTTCGGCGCGAACTAAGTTTATGcggtattttctttataaaatactattttttgaGCTGTTTGAAAATTATTGTCTATTTATAGATTGGTTTAATGTTggcatattatatatatatatatatatatatatatatatatatatatatatatatatatatatatatatatatatatatatatatatatatagttgtgATCATTTTTTGAAAGATCACCATGAACAAACATTCAAGCATACAAACATTGTACTATAAGCAACAACACTATAAACATATCAAAGAGAATCAAATGAGGAACAATTGCAGAGAGCAACAGATCCATTACAATTGCAGCATACATTACAATTGCAAAGATATCAAGAAGCAGCATACATTACAATGAGAAGAATATAAGCAACAACACTATAAACATATCAAAGAGAATCAAATGAGGAACAATTGCAGAGAGCAACATATCCATTACAATTGCAGCATACATTACAATTGCAGAGATATCAAGAAGCATCATACATTTCAAGGAGAAGAATATAAGCAACAACACTATAAACATATCAAAGAGAATCAAATGAGGAACAATTGCAGAGAGCAACAGATCCATTACAATTGCAGCATACATTACAATTGCAGAGATATCAAGAAGCAGCATAGATTACAATGAGAAGAATATAAGCAACAACACTATAAACATATCAAAGAGAATCAAATGAGGAACAATTGCAGAGAGCAACAGATCCATATATACACTATGTCAATTAGAAGAATACTAAATCTGTGAAATCACACAGATCCATATATAGATCATGTTAAGCTTGAACCAATATATTGTAGCAATAAATCCAGAAATCATTACAGTCCAATGCCAAtcctaaattataattaaaacaaacTTCAAATGAGGAAATAAACTAATGAGAAATGGTTAAATTCAACATCTCTTGAAAACGGATGAATGCTAAGCTTCAGtccttcaaacaaaacaaaacctgGACTAACAAAACACTGCCACTATATGTTTTCCTCATAAAAAATTCCTGCACTGGACAACCATAAAAATGTTAGAAAAAATGGCAGTTTCTTACATATCACCACATTAAATTTTGAATGTCAATGTTATACCATAATTACACTGAAACACATATCACATACCAATTTTACATGTTGGAAACCAATTCTGACCAGACCTTCCATTCACTATCATACAACATACAAAGTTGATTACAACATGGATATAGAAGAACGAAATCTAAGAACAAAAGTAAATATTAGtatatctaattaaaataatggCATACCTTTCATCTTCTAAATCGATATACACGATAGACAGTCCCTCGCACACATCCACGACTCTGTGATTCACATCAAGCCCCACGCTGATCATTACATCTGCTACAGATTGAACATCGTCAACTACAACAAACCCTAGACCAAGCTTCTTTGCCTCATGTTTTCCCCTCCACTTGATTTCAATCATCTTTCGTTGCCACACACCTACGATATTCCTCAGCTTCTTCTCCTTTTCCCATATGCATGCATCGCTGTCCGATACCCTTAAACCCAAACTCACGCACAACTTGGTCACCTGACCTTTCTTCCATCTTGACACGTATtagttatcgcctaatagtttcaaaagttgttgcatttccgaccgagggcccattttcaaaactttaagattgtgtcgttcattgtaaacttgcttgatatttgaaacgttaTCCGGTTTTTTCCATTTCAAAttggcaagtatgttgcgaggcgctaCTTTGACTATCGATAAATCCGAAATCACaatcttctcttcgcgggacaaacgaaacgccattggatgcccgtgtaacttggcgTCCAAGGCATGATTACGAATTCCACAAATGACGCtcaaacgccacaaatcatcaaccatccgagtcgcgcgcaacttaaacggacacccgcactttctcgatcccgtgtcttcgtgttttaacacctagtttgattgtacataaatcccaccccgttcgcaattcaaaacaacgaaagctttccgcctactatttccattgtcggaccttaaaataacaattccaaatccaagtttacaaGCTTCGttacgaacccaatcaatcaattgttcgcgactagcgaagctccgatcatttgtaaattgttgccgaACATCAACCACATCGATCATCGATTTAACGTCGATACCTGGATCGCTACTAACGTTAGCTACTATGTCGtcgtgcacaatgttgtccggatgcaccatacctaacatatgcaaaaattagcaaaattggccaaaactgttttttttactgtcagggcttatttcggaagtacatttccaaaatttgttaggtaacatatttcggaaatgaacttccgaaccatcgcaggtttcagcagaaaattgttgaatcaatgtagtgaaataggggatgaaatgagagatgtttacctcaaattgtagctttctatgctccctttaacgtgatcaactgtttgaaacttgattttgagacggaAAATGAATGGAGATTGATTGAGATTTGGAGAGGGTTTGAAgtagttttggagaaaaaaaatgataaaatagtgaaggagggaaattgtatatgcagatatgttttcggaaatgaacttccgaaatatttccttttttgaattttcatgcatttcggaaattcatctccgaaaacaccaaaaaaagtggtgttttcggagatgcatttccgaagttaaaaaaaatctaaaaaaaaaaattacttcggagatgtatctccgaagcaggggcaaatGGGGGATTTCGTTGGGgttgaccccatagggaggtgggtaaagaaattctctgaTTAAATGATTCCGTTAAATTAAATCACTTTGTAGTTGTGCAGAGATACCAAGTATAGTATAGTGGGCTCGAATTTGTGACATTCCACTTAATTGATCTTTAGATAGTAAACTCCGTAAGTTTCTATTCCATCTAGGTCTTGAAATTTAGCCTGAATGCATGAAATATTGTCATTATAATCTTGAATGTAAtcaacttaaaaaaatatttatgtatatttttttattaatcatttgAGTTCTCGAaaatgtttttacaattttaatttagtgttttttatttatcaatttactccaagtttttttttttttaagaggcCAATTTACTCCTAGCTAATAAACCTATTGAAAGCAGTTTGTATGGGAAAATGAAAAAGTAGAGAATTCAAAGTGACGCACATTGCCACACTCAAGTATTCTTACAACCGCGAGAGCTAGCACAATAAAACCAACGTAGAGTAGGGACGTTTGAGTTTTCCATAACAGAAGATTAATGTTGGAGTACTATTGAGTGAATATCAAACGATTAGAATATTGAGTGAATATAAAACGAAAGAACCTTAAGTTAAAATATCACAAGTCAAGAGTAAGATAAGCAGAAcgtttatatttttttctcaGTCTGAAGAATGGCTAAAAAGTATGAAGGACGTGCTGTTGGAATAGACCTTGGAACCACGTATTCTTGTATTGCTGTGTGGCTTGATCAGCAAAATAGAGCAGAGATAATCCACAATGAACAAGGGAACAGAACCACGCCTTCTTTTGTTGCTTTCACCGAGGATCAAAGATTGATTGGTGATGCTGCTAAAAACCAGGCTGCAACCAACCCGGAAAACACCGTCTTTGGTATATTTATATTCTCTATTCATATTCATGTATGTATTTATTTTGTTGCATTGCATTGATATGTTATCAATTTTATTTCGACAGATGCTAAGAGGTTAATTGGTAGGAAATTTAGTGACTCTGATGTTCAAAATGATAACATGTTGTGGTCATTCAAGGTCATTGCTGGTGTCAATGACAAACCAATGATTTCTGTTAAGTACAAGGGTCAAGAGAAACTGCTATGTGCTGAGGAAATCTCTTCTATGATACTAACTAAGATGCGCCAGACTGCTGAAGCATTTTTGGAAACGCCTGTTAAGAATGCTGTTATTACTGTGCCTGCTTATTTCAATGATTCTCAAAGAAAAGCCACCATGGATGCTGGTGCCATTGCTGGACTTAATGTTATGCGGATAATCAACGAGCCAACTGCGGCAGCTATTGCTTATGGACTTGACGAAAGAACTAAATGTGTTGGAGAGCGAAATATTTTCATCTTTGATCTTGGTGGTGGGACTTTTGATGTGTCTCTCCTTACAATCAATGGTAAGGTATTCCATGTTAAGGCTACTGGAGGAAACACTCACCTCGGAGGGGAGGACTTTGATCATAGAATGGTGAACTACTTTGCGCAAGAGTTTAAGAAGAAAAACAAGGTCGACATCGCTGGAAACTCAAGAGCCTTAAGGAGGTTGAGGACTGCCTGCGAGAGAGCAAAAAGGACACTGTCTTTTGCTGTTGTGACAACCATTGAGGTGGATTCTTTATATGAGGGCATTGACTTCTTTTCTTCAATCACTCGTGCTAAGTTTGAGGAAATCAATATGGATCTTTTCAATCAGTGTTTGAAAACTGTTGAGAGTTGTCTTATTGATGCTAAGATGGACAAGAGAGCTATACATGATGTTGTACTTGTTGGTGGTTCCTCTAGAATTCCAAAAGTACAACAGCTATTGCAGGATTTTTTTGCTGGTAAGGATTTATGCAAGATCATTAACCCTGACGAGGCTGTTGCTTATGGTGCTGCAGTGCAAGCTGCTTTGTTGAGTGAAGGCTTTAAAAATGTTCCAAACTTGGTGCTGCAAGATGTTGCACCATTGTCTCTTGGTATCTCAACCCAAGGTGATATCATGGATGTGGTAATTAGTAGGAACACTAACATTCctgtcaagaaaacaaaaggtTATTTTACTGCTGCCGATTACGAAACTTCTGTCTCCATTATTGTTTATGAGGGTGAGAGAGCAAGAGCTTTCGACAACAATCTACTTGGTTCTTTTAATCTTTCTGGTCTCCCACGTGCTCCTCGTGGCCATCCGTTAGAGGTGTGTTTTGCTATCGATGAAAATGGAATCTTGACTGTTTCTGCTAATGAAAAATCTACCGGTAGTCAAAATGAGATTACAATAACTAATGAAAAAACAAGATTGTCTTCCAATGAAATTAAAGATATGATCAGTGATGCTGAGAAGTACCGtgctgcagatgaaaagtttcTAAAAAAGGCCAATGCGATGAATGCAATAGATTACTGTGTTTACAAGATGAAGAATGCTTTGGAGAAGAGGGATGTGAAACTAAAGCTCTCTTCGCAAGAAAATGAGAAGATCAATTCTGCAATTACTAAGGCCTCACATTTGCTTAATAGTAACCAGCAGAGTGAAATAGGTGTCCTTGAAAATCATCTTAGGGAGCTTGAGAGTCTGTTGCAGGTAATTATGGGCAAATCTGTCTAGTTTTTTGTTTTGTCAATTGCTATTTTCTGTGCTAGTTTTGATTGCTGCTACTTTAAGTGTTAGACTCAGTTGCTACTTTTGTTTTGGTAATTTGTATTTCAAGTGAGCGAAATTGTGGCAAAGTATTGGTGCTTGCATATCAGTACTATTTggtttcagtttggttttaaTTTGCCTTCAATGATCTCAAAGAATGAAAAACCTGGCTTGGACAAATTTAAAAATTGGTTGCATTGGTTGATAATTAATAGGAACATTTACCTAACTGAATTGAAATTTAAAAAGTTGGTTACCAAGATATGGTTAATACCAAATATAAACATGAGGATCTCAACTGTATTTTTTTTAGCATGCATTAACCATCACATGTCAACCATTATTTATATTGCATATCCATCaccaaaataaaacttaaaaccTTCCCTTCTCTTTTCTTCTTGTATGAGTGTTTTGAGTGCACAATCGTGGCTCTTTGCATGCATTTTTCTCCTTCAAGAAAATGAAAACGCGGCTCTTTGAtatcatattattttaattttgcatCCATTAAACACTTGCATATTCATATCATCCcatatttcattttcaattttttagacTCAATTTAGTGTCTGTATGGTTGTGtggtgaaaaaaaaaattaattttgaagaatttatagaattgattttagttaaaaTTGAGTTTAACATAAAGTGATTTATATTTGGAGATATTCACAATAAAAGTGATTTGTATGAAAAttgttgttttgatatttttatcaaaattgctTTTGATTGTGTAAATGACGAAAagggtaaaaaaaaaataaagaaaagatgatgAGTATTGATGTTGTTCAATTTAAGGGGAAAAAAAGAAAAACGGATGGAAAACGATAATTGATTCCTAGAAATGATTTCAAGAAGCTAGGAATTATAGCTTCATAAAAAATCAATTCTGAACTAGAAAAAGCCCGGTGGCGGCAGACTGTTTGAGAATGTCAAACACTCCATAAATGATTTTAAGGGCCCATAATTGATTCAGATGCTTTCTACCGGATAACCAAACATAAATTTAGGCAGCATATTATGGGTCAGTTTGTTATCTGGTCAGGGTAGTTGTTCTTGGTTCTTTTGGTTTCTGTGTAGTGGTTCATGGTGCGGAGTAGGTTGTTTGGCTATGTCCTCCCTCTAGATGCTGAATGAACGTCTTTTTTCTTCACTAAAATTTATGAATCATATCGAGCCCCTGAAGCACCCTGTCCGACCTATTCTCCGACTGACCGGACAGGGAACCAAGATAATCATAAGAAAATTTCACCAAAAAGCCACATATTGAGTCTAGTTTCCAAATCTGAACATTCTCTTGATGGCAAAAGAGGATGTCCGACCCATTTAGGCACGCTCTGCAAAAGCCTGCAAAAATGGAGCTGGGCATGACAGACATAATTGAGGTTACGGATTTAAAACCTTGACATGCCCCTCAAGagaatgggggggggggggggggcgatAGGACGGGCTCGCGAGCATCAAaatttttaagcctaaaaattgaaaaaatttatgttaatgctCGCGCCCTCAAAAACATGTAAAAAATAGGAAGGGGCACACATATTCGGGAGGGTGGAGGTCTAAGTCCTTGGTTCGTCCCGCGAAAAAGTATGACCAAAACGGACATGTTCGACGGGTCGAACCCGCTTTGTCACCCTACTCCCAACCAACCCTCACCAACCTTGCTAGGAGACCAAGTAACTCCTCCAAAAGCTCCTTTTCCCAAATCAAGAGAGGACACGTCCACCTAAACCTCTAAACTCAAACGCCCCCTTCCAAACTTCCTAAGAGCTCACCATCTAAGATTTTTTCTtagaaacaaaaaaataaacGCTCAAAGGATAAACATAACAATGTACTACTAACCCATACATCGTGCCAAAATTTGGTCATTTGATTGTCCTCAAGCCTCTTAACACAAGAAGAGGCGAACCAATCTGATTCCATATTAGATGGAATCCCAAGAAACAAAACCCTTCTCCACAACTGAGACACCCTCTTAAGAGCCCCTGCAATATCATCCAACGGGTGCCTACTCCTTGTGCTCGATACCTTTCATAGGAAATATCTCTCCATAACAAAGACACATCCAAAAGAATCCTCAACCTATACTTGCTTAACAGAGTGAGGTTAACAAGCCTAAGATCCCTAACACCTAAAAAACTTGCTTTTCGGCTTTATGCATTTGTCTACTTAACCCAAACAACCTTATCAACTCCTTTGAAATCTCCATAGAAAACACCTTTGTATACCAGCCAACTTCTGCCAGACAAAAATTGGCATATTCTTAAAAGACAAAAAGAACACTGAAATATAGTTCAACATCAAATTCCACAAGACCATCCTCCCTCAGAGACTCACAAATTTACTCTTACAGGAAGTTAATCACTTAGTGAATAGTTGAACCAAAGGATCCTAAATCCTTTTTTTTATCGGATTCATAATGCAAGTACTCCTAAATCGAAACCAAATATAAGGATTATCCACATTAACTCTAAAAAGACAGCTCTAGGAAAAATTCACTTCGAGGCCCAATGCAAGCTTAGAAAAGGTTATCAATTGACGGAACCCCCACTAACACCATTTT
The Vicia villosa cultivar HV-30 ecotype Madison, WI linkage group LG6, Vvil1.0, whole genome shotgun sequence genome window above contains:
- the LOC131610072 gene encoding heat shock cognate 70 kDa protein-like codes for the protein MAKKYEGRAVGIDLGTTYSCIAVWLDQQNRAEIIHNEQGNRTTPSFVAFTEDQRLIGDAAKNQAATNPENTVFDAKRLIGRKFSDSDVQNDNMLWSFKVIAGVNDKPMISVKYKGQEKLLCAEEISSMILTKMRQTAEAFLETPVKNAVITVPAYFNDSQRKATMDAGAIAGLNVMRIINEPTAAAIAYGLDERTKCVGERNIFIFDLGGGTFDVSLLTINGKVFHVKATGGNTHLGGEDFDHRMVNYFAQEFKKKNKVDIAGNSRALRRLRTACERAKRTLSFAVVTTIEVDSLYEGIDFFSSITRAKFEEINMDLFNQCLKTVESCLIDAKMDKRAIHDVVLVGGSSRIPKVQQLLQDFFAGKDLCKIINPDEAVAYGAAVQAALLSEGFKNVPNLVLQDVAPLSLGISTQGDIMDVVISRNTNIPVKKTKGYFTAADYETSVSIIVYEGERARAFDNNLLGSFNLSGLPRAPRGHPLEVCFAIDENGILTVSANEKSTGSQNEITITNEKTRLSSNEIKDMISDAEKYRAADEKFLKKANAMNAIDYCVYKMKNALEKRDVKLKLSSQENEKINSAITKASHLLNSNQQSEIGVLENHLRELESLLQVIMGKSV